A window of the Streptomyces luomodiensis genome harbors these coding sequences:
- a CDS encoding peroxiredoxin, with product MDIGDVVEDFQLPDETGTARSLTGLLADGPVVLFFYPAAFTPGCTKEACHFRDIAAEFRELGAQPVGVSADAVAKQAEFAQAYSFGYPLLSDPEGTVRERFGAKRGIAAVPTKRVTFVIDTDRTVLEIVKSEFRMSVHADRALAALRRRSG from the coding sequence ATGGACATCGGTGATGTGGTCGAGGACTTCCAACTGCCGGACGAGACCGGCACCGCCCGTTCGCTCACCGGGCTGCTGGCGGACGGCCCGGTGGTGCTCTTCTTCTATCCGGCGGCCTTTACCCCCGGCTGCACCAAGGAGGCGTGCCACTTCCGGGACATCGCGGCCGAGTTCCGGGAGCTGGGCGCCCAGCCGGTCGGGGTCAGCGCCGATGCGGTGGCGAAGCAGGCGGAGTTCGCCCAGGCGTACTCCTTCGGCTATCCGCTGCTCTCGGATCCGGAGGGGACGGTACGGGAACGGTTCGGGGCGAAGCGCGGGATCGCGGCGGTGCCGACCAAGCGGGTCACCTTTGTGATCGACACCGATCGCACGGTGCTGGAGATCGTCAAGAGCGAGTTCCGGATGAGCGTGCACGCGGACCGGGCGCTCGCGGCCCTGCGCCGCAGGAGCGGATAA
- a CDS encoding glycoside hydrolase family 2 TIM barrel-domain containing protein has product MSSTQHTPLPYYEDVSPGTGALPPRPWTPSSDAVRLSLNGTWSFRLSPTATAEDDSFARPGYDARGWDEIPVPGHWVLHGHGAPIYTNVRYPFPVDPPRVPTENPTGDHLRRFDLPGDWPEGGDAVLRFEGVESCARVWLNGEELGTFKGSRLPHEFAVGGLLKPSGNVLAVRVHQWSSGSYLEDQDQWWLPGIFREVTLEHRPEGALADYFVHASYDHTTGEGTLRIDADPGGRVTVPELGLDLATGESATVPVEPWTAETPRLYEARLTTAGESVSLRVGFRTVVVEDGLLKVNGRRVLFRGVNRHEFHPEHGRAVDLATMRRDLVLMKQHNINAVRTSHYPPHPAFLGLCDELGLWVIDECDLETHGFVELGWRNNPVDDDRWTPALLDRAARMVERDKNHPAVVMWSLGNECGTGRGLSAMAAWVRERDPSRPIHYEGDPSCADTDVYSRMYAPHEEVDRIGRRTEAPWADAELDAKRRALPFILCEYAHAMGNGPGGLSEYQRLFENHERCQGGFVWEWIDHGFTRRAPDGRFYHVYGGDFGEELHDGNFVCDGLLFPDRTPSPGLVEYKKVIEPVRIEGDGADGTVRITNGHDFADLSHLTFSWTYEAEGEAIGSGELAVPPLGPGESADLKLPAPPGAEAGAETRWTVEARLAAATAWAEAGHPVAWAQLPAVAPGTGRLRALASGEAPRRDGDRIVLGPGVFDAATGALTALGGLPVTEPPRLDIWRAPTDNDNGASWQPDERWGVTWRRLGLHRMRHRVDAVETTPDGALTVRTRVAPAAVDLALETVYRWTADGPGRLSLAVSVTPLGEWTCPLPRLGLRLGLPAALGAAEWFGGGPGEAYPDTRAAARIGRWALSVDALQTPYVRPQENGARADVRWVRLTAPDGSGVRIEGEPAFWFTARRWTTEQLDAAEHTPDLEASNETVWVNLDHGQQGIGSQSCGPGVLDEHRLDAAPAAFSFTFQRLS; this is encoded by the coding sequence ATGAGCTCCACGCAGCACACGCCACTGCCCTACTACGAGGACGTCTCCCCGGGCACGGGAGCGCTGCCGCCCCGTCCCTGGACCCCTTCCTCCGACGCCGTGCGGCTGAGCCTGAACGGGACGTGGTCCTTCCGGCTGTCGCCGACCGCCACCGCCGAGGACGACTCCTTCGCCCGCCCCGGATACGACGCCCGCGGCTGGGACGAGATCCCGGTGCCCGGCCACTGGGTGCTGCACGGCCACGGGGCGCCGATCTACACCAATGTGCGCTACCCCTTCCCGGTGGACCCGCCGCGCGTCCCCACCGAGAACCCGACCGGCGACCATCTGCGCCGGTTCGACCTGCCCGGCGACTGGCCCGAGGGCGGGGACGCGGTGCTGCGCTTCGAGGGCGTCGAGTCCTGCGCCCGGGTCTGGCTCAACGGCGAGGAGCTGGGCACCTTCAAGGGCAGCCGGCTGCCGCACGAGTTCGCGGTCGGGGGCCTGCTCAAGCCGTCGGGCAACGTGCTGGCCGTACGGGTCCACCAGTGGTCCTCCGGAAGCTATCTGGAGGACCAGGACCAGTGGTGGCTGCCCGGCATCTTCCGTGAGGTGACGCTCGAGCACCGCCCCGAGGGCGCGCTCGCCGACTACTTCGTCCACGCCTCGTACGACCACACCACCGGCGAGGGCACGCTGCGGATCGACGCCGACCCCGGCGGCCGGGTCACCGTCCCCGAGCTGGGCCTGGACCTGGCCACCGGGGAGAGCGCCACCGTCCCCGTCGAGCCGTGGACGGCGGAGACGCCCCGGCTGTACGAGGCGCGGCTGACCACCGCGGGCGAGAGCGTCTCGCTGCGGGTGGGCTTCCGCACCGTGGTGGTCGAGGACGGGCTGCTCAAGGTCAACGGCCGCAGGGTGCTCTTCCGCGGCGTCAACCGGCACGAGTTCCACCCCGAGCACGGGCGGGCGGTGGACCTGGCGACCATGCGCCGCGACCTGGTGCTGATGAAGCAGCACAACATCAACGCCGTGCGCACCAGCCACTATCCGCCGCATCCGGCCTTCCTCGGGCTCTGCGACGAGCTGGGGCTGTGGGTCATCGACGAATGCGATCTGGAGACCCACGGCTTCGTCGAGCTGGGCTGGCGGAACAACCCGGTGGACGACGACCGCTGGACCCCCGCGCTGCTCGACCGGGCCGCCCGCATGGTCGAGCGCGACAAGAACCATCCGGCCGTGGTGATGTGGTCGCTGGGCAACGAGTGCGGGACCGGGCGCGGGCTGTCCGCCATGGCCGCCTGGGTGCGGGAGCGCGACCCGTCCCGACCGATCCACTACGAGGGCGATCCGTCCTGCGCCGACACGGACGTCTACTCCCGGATGTACGCACCGCACGAGGAGGTCGACCGGATCGGCCGGCGCACCGAGGCGCCGTGGGCCGATGCGGAGCTGGACGCCAAGCGCCGGGCGCTGCCGTTCATCCTGTGCGAGTACGCCCACGCCATGGGCAACGGGCCGGGCGGACTGAGCGAGTACCAGCGGCTGTTTGAGAACCATGAGCGGTGCCAGGGCGGTTTCGTCTGGGAGTGGATCGACCACGGCTTCACCCGGCGCGCCCCCGACGGCCGCTTCTACCACGTCTACGGCGGGGACTTCGGCGAGGAGCTGCACGACGGGAACTTCGTATGCGACGGGCTGCTCTTCCCCGACCGCACCCCCTCCCCCGGACTGGTCGAGTACAAGAAGGTCATCGAGCCGGTGCGGATCGAGGGCGACGGGGCCGACGGCACGGTCCGGATCACCAACGGCCACGACTTCGCCGATCTGTCCCATCTCACCTTCTCCTGGACCTATGAGGCGGAGGGCGAGGCGATCGGCTCGGGCGAGCTCGCGGTGCCACCCCTGGGCCCCGGCGAATCCGCCGATCTGAAGCTTCCGGCGCCGCCCGGCGCCGAGGCGGGGGCGGAGACCCGGTGGACCGTCGAGGCGCGGCTCGCGGCCGCGACGGCGTGGGCCGAGGCGGGCCACCCGGTGGCCTGGGCCCAGCTCCCCGCCGTCGCCCCCGGCACCGGCCGGTTGCGCGCCCTCGCCTCGGGGGAGGCGCCGCGCCGCGACGGCGACCGGATCGTACTCGGCCCCGGGGTCTTCGACGCGGCCACCGGCGCCCTGACGGCCCTCGGCGGCCTGCCGGTCACCGAACCGCCCCGGCTGGACATCTGGCGCGCGCCCACCGACAACGACAACGGCGCGTCCTGGCAGCCGGACGAGCGCTGGGGAGTGACATGGCGCCGGCTCGGACTGCACCGGATGCGGCACCGCGTCGACGCGGTGGAGACGACGCCGGACGGTGCGCTGACCGTCCGTACCCGGGTCGCGCCCGCCGCCGTCGACCTCGCCCTGGAGACCGTCTACCGCTGGACCGCCGACGGGCCGGGACGGCTGAGCCTGGCGGTCTCCGTCACCCCGCTGGGCGAGTGGACCTGCCCGCTGCCGCGCCTGGGCCTGCGGCTGGGGCTCCCGGCCGCGCTGGGCGCCGCCGAGTGGTTCGGCGGCGGCCCCGGCGAGGCGTACCCGGACACCCGCGCCGCCGCGCGGATCGGCCGGTGGGCGCTGTCGGTCGACGCGCTCCAGACGCCGTACGTCCGTCCGCAGGAGAACGGCGCCCGCGCCGATGTCCGCTGGGTGCGGCTGACCGCGCCCGATGGGTCGGGGGTACGGATCGAGGGCGAGCCGGCCTTCTGGTTCACCGCACGCCGCTGGACCACCGAGCAGCTCGACGCGGCCGAGCACACACCGGATCTGGAGGCGTCGAACGAGACGGTGTGGGTGAACCTCGACCACGGACAGCAGGGCATCGGCAGCCAGTCCTGCGGACCGGGCGTACTGGACGAGCACCGTCTGGACGCGGCACCCGCCGCGTTCTCGTTCACCTTCCAGCGGTTGAGCTGA
- a CDS encoding DUF4180 domain-containing protein, which produces MSDLQTIHDVPVLMCAPEGELIGCERDALDLIGNAGYQGAQWVVVPAGRFDEAFFRLSTRVAGDIIQKFVQYGLGLVVLGDISRHTEASSALRDFVRECDRGRQTWFLRDVEELRERLKS; this is translated from the coding sequence ATGAGCGACCTCCAGACGATCCACGACGTCCCTGTCCTGATGTGTGCCCCCGAGGGCGAACTCATCGGCTGTGAACGCGACGCGCTGGATCTCATCGGCAACGCCGGGTACCAGGGTGCCCAGTGGGTCGTCGTCCCGGCCGGACGGTTCGACGAGGCGTTCTTCCGGCTGAGCACACGCGTGGCCGGCGACATCATCCAGAAGTTCGTCCAATACGGTCTGGGGCTGGTGGTGCTCGGTGACATCTCCCGGCATACGGAGGCCAGTTCGGCGCTGCGGGACTTCGTCCGCGAGTGCGATCGGGGGCGGCAGACCTGGTTCCTCCGGGACGTGGAGGAGCTGCGGGAGCGGCTGAAGAGTTGA
- a CDS encoding penicillin-binding transpeptidase domain-containing protein — MQVLRVLGKVAFGAATAGLLGIAGYGGYNLYRGVTGGDTTGLRDGPVTAEEARQTAREFLDAWADGNDMLAAGYTNNAEAALGALSRYRDDAHVKRVTLTPGAEHGTTVSFTVKAEVVFDKATSRWTYTSRLTVVRGRTTKKPLVDWEPSVLHPRLGATDTLRTDLADNPPVRVLDRDGKELPQGRYPSLDPVLTALRSRYGTAVGGAARVEVSVVKADGTTGATLHVVAKGKPGTLRTTLDAAVQKSAEEAVATRDGASVVALKPSTGEILAVANSDRTEFNAALQGQTAPGSTFKIVTAATLLEAGKVTPGLPVPCPRTASYAQGMPFHNVENGELPGATFAQDFAASCNTAFVSLAGAVPDGAVAEEARSVFGIGLDWRVGITTFDGAVPSGGGDDKAAAMIGQGTVQMNPLTMASVAATARTGTFKQPVLVPPSVDHREIATSDRGLGPATVAQLKAMMRLTATSGTAASAMSGLTGDIGAKTGSAEIDGQAETNAWFTAYRDDVAAAAVVTAGGHGGDAAGPVVRAVLETG, encoded by the coding sequence ATGCAGGTGCTGCGGGTGCTGGGGAAGGTCGCCTTCGGGGCGGCGACGGCGGGGCTCCTGGGGATCGCCGGCTACGGCGGGTACAACCTGTACCGGGGCGTGACCGGCGGCGACACCACGGGCTTGCGCGACGGCCCGGTGACCGCGGAGGAGGCCCGGCAGACGGCCCGGGAGTTCCTCGACGCCTGGGCGGACGGCAATGACATGCTGGCCGCGGGCTACACCAACAACGCCGAGGCGGCCCTGGGCGCGCTGAGCCGCTATCGCGACGACGCCCATGTGAAGAGGGTGACGCTCACCCCGGGCGCGGAGCACGGCACCACGGTGTCGTTCACCGTGAAGGCCGAGGTGGTCTTCGACAAGGCCACTTCCCGCTGGACCTACACGTCGCGGCTGACCGTGGTGCGCGGCCGGACCACCAAGAAACCGCTGGTCGACTGGGAGCCCTCGGTCCTCCACCCCCGGCTCGGGGCCACCGACACGCTGCGGACGGATCTGGCGGACAATCCGCCGGTCCGGGTGCTGGACCGGGACGGCAAGGAGCTGCCGCAGGGCCGTTATCCCTCGCTCGACCCGGTGCTGACCGCGCTGCGGTCGAGATACGGGACGGCCGTGGGCGGCGCGGCGCGGGTGGAGGTGTCGGTGGTCAAGGCCGACGGGACCACCGGGGCGACGCTTCACGTGGTGGCGAAGGGCAAGCCCGGCACCCTGCGCACCACCCTCGACGCCGCGGTCCAAAAGAGCGCGGAGGAGGCCGTGGCCACGCGCGACGGCGCCTCCGTGGTGGCGCTCAAGCCCAGCACCGGGGAGATCCTGGCGGTGGCCAACTCCGACCGGACCGAGTTCAACGCCGCGTTGCAGGGGCAGACCGCGCCGGGCTCGACGTTCAAGATAGTCACCGCGGCCACCCTGCTGGAGGCCGGCAAGGTCACTCCGGGCCTCCCGGTGCCCTGCCCCAGGACGGCGTCGTACGCGCAGGGCATGCCGTTCCACAACGTCGAGAACGGCGAGCTGCCCGGCGCCACCTTCGCGCAGGACTTCGCGGCCTCCTGCAACACCGCGTTCGTCTCGCTCGCCGGAGCCGTACCCGATGGCGCGGTGGCCGAGGAGGCGCGGTCCGTGTTCGGGATCGGGCTGGACTGGCGGGTGGGGATCACCACGTTCGACGGTGCGGTGCCGAGCGGGGGCGGCGACGACAAGGCCGCCGCCATGATCGGCCAGGGCACGGTCCAGATGAACCCGCTCACCATGGCGTCGGTCGCCGCCACCGCCCGGACGGGCACCTTCAAGCAGCCCGTCCTGGTGCCGCCTTCCGTGGACCACCGGGAGATCGCCACCAGCGACCGCGGCCTGGGCCCGGCCACCGTGGCGCAGTTGAAGGCCATGATGCGGCTGACCGCGACCAGCGGCACCGCCGCTTCGGCGATGTCCGGGCTCACCGGGGACATCGGGGCCAAGACGGGCTCGGCCGAGATCGACGGCCAGGCCGAGACCAACGCCTGGTTCACCGCCTACCGCGACGATGTGGCGGCCGCCGCCGTGGTCACCGCCGGCGGCCACGGCGGGGATGCCGCCGGGCCGGTCGTCCGCGCGGTGCTCGAAACCGGCTGA